In Pantoea cypripedii, the following proteins share a genomic window:
- the pxpB gene encoding 5-oxoprolinase subunit PxpB, translating to MQRARCYLLGERAVVLELEPPVSLASQQRIWGLCQRLQGNDTVSEVIPGMNNLTLLLRDPQRNALDAIENLQRWWEESEAQLPESRLVEIPVIYGGDVGPDLQVVADHAGMTPRQVVELHSSSAYVVYFIGFQPGFPYLGGLDSRLHTPRRAEPRVIVPAGSVGIGGSQTGVYPLATPGGWQLLGQTSISLFDPQLQPPTLLRPGDSVRFVPQKEGVC from the coding sequence TTGCAACGAGCACGTTGTTATCTGCTGGGTGAACGCGCGGTGGTACTGGAGCTGGAACCCCCGGTTTCCTTAGCCAGCCAGCAACGCATCTGGGGATTGTGCCAGCGGTTACAGGGTAATGACACGGTGTCGGAAGTGATCCCTGGCATGAATAATCTGACGCTGCTGCTGCGCGATCCGCAACGCAATGCACTGGATGCGATCGAGAATCTGCAACGCTGGTGGGAAGAGAGTGAAGCGCAACTGCCGGAATCGCGTCTGGTGGAGATCCCGGTAATTTATGGTGGCGACGTGGGGCCGGATCTCCAGGTGGTCGCCGATCATGCCGGTATGACGCCGCGTCAGGTGGTTGAGCTGCACAGCAGCAGCGCATACGTGGTTTATTTTATTGGCTTTCAGCCAGGATTCCCCTATCTCGGCGGTCTCGATAGCCGCTTACACACGCCGCGTCGGGCGGAGCCTCGTGTCATCGTGCCTGCGGGGTCGGTGGGTATCGGCGGCAGTCAAACCGGCGTTTATCCACTGGCAACCCCCGGTGGCTGGCAGTTGCTGGGACAAACGTCCATCAGCCTGTTCGATCCTCAGCTGCAACCCCCCACGCTGCTACGCCCCGGTGATAGCGTGCGCTTCGTGCCGCAAAAGGAGGGCGTATGTTAA
- a CDS encoding type 2 GTP cyclohydrolase I: MNHVELEHIVNQQLNTSAFSDYAPNGLQVEGRPEVKTIITGVTACQALLDEAVQRNADAVLVHHGYFWKSEAPVIKGMKRQRLRTLLANDINLYGWHLPLDAHPHLGNNAQLARLFGIEVKGEIMPLVPWGELAEPLSGEALAQRITQALGRTPLHCGDNAPEKIKRIAWCSGGGQGFIDSAAAFGVDAFITGEVSEQTIHSAREQGLHFFAAGHHATERGGIKALGEWLAQSYGLDVTFIDIDNPA, encoded by the coding sequence ATGAATCATGTCGAATTAGAACACATCGTTAACCAGCAGCTGAACACCAGCGCCTTCAGCGACTACGCGCCAAACGGGTTGCAGGTGGAAGGGCGGCCGGAAGTGAAAACCATTATTACCGGTGTCACCGCCTGTCAGGCCTTGCTGGACGAAGCGGTACAACGTAATGCCGATGCAGTGTTGGTGCATCACGGTTACTTCTGGAAAAGCGAAGCCCCGGTGATTAAAGGGATGAAGCGCCAGCGCCTGCGCACGTTACTGGCCAATGATATCAATCTTTATGGCTGGCATCTGCCGCTTGATGCGCACCCCCATCTCGGCAACAACGCGCAGCTGGCGCGGCTGTTCGGTATTGAAGTGAAGGGTGAAATCATGCCGCTGGTGCCCTGGGGAGAGCTGGCAGAACCGCTGAGCGGTGAGGCATTGGCGCAGCGCATCACTCAGGCGCTGGGGCGCACGCCGCTGCACTGCGGTGATAATGCGCCAGAGAAAATCAAACGCATCGCCTGGTGTAGCGGTGGCGGCCAGGGTTTTATAGACAGTGCGGCGGCTTTTGGCGTTGATGCCTTTATCACTGGCGAAGTGTCGGAGCAAACCATTCACAGCGCGCGTGAGCAGGGATTGCACTTCTTTGCCGCCGGTCATCACGCCACCGAACGTGGCGGTATCAAGGCGCTGGGTGAGTGGCTGGCGCAAAGCTATGGCCTCGACGTGACCTTTATCGATATCGATAATCCTGCCTGA
- the pxpC gene encoding 5-oxoprolinase subunit PxpC, whose protein sequence is MLKILRAGLMTSLQDQGRNGWRQFGVSVSGALDQPAMRTANMLVGNDENSAVLEIVLGQFKAQFQRDGWFALTGAGCNAELDGKAVWTGWRLPVKKGQVLSLSMPVHGMRSYLAVNGGFAVPEMLGSASTDLKAGFGGFAGRRLQDGDQLPLGKATRSFNRRAGVRQLLWGNRLRALPGPEYNEFTREAQEGFWRSAWKLSPQSNRMGYRLQGRTLHRKATRDLLSHGLVPGVVQVPPNGQPIVLMADAQTTGGYPRIACIIEADLYHLAQIRLGEPIHFVHCTLEEAMQAKQQQQRVFDQMTWGLSHED, encoded by the coding sequence ATGTTAAAAATTCTGCGCGCCGGATTGATGACCTCATTGCAGGACCAGGGCCGCAACGGCTGGCGACAGTTTGGCGTTAGCGTCAGTGGTGCCCTGGATCAACCGGCGATGCGCACCGCCAACATGCTGGTGGGTAACGATGAAAACAGCGCGGTGCTGGAGATTGTGCTGGGGCAGTTTAAAGCGCAGTTTCAGCGTGATGGCTGGTTTGCCCTGACGGGCGCGGGCTGCAACGCGGAACTGGATGGCAAAGCGGTCTGGACCGGCTGGCGTCTGCCGGTGAAAAAAGGGCAGGTGCTCAGCCTGTCGATGCCGGTTCATGGCATGCGCAGCTATCTGGCGGTTAACGGTGGCTTTGCTGTGCCGGAGATGCTGGGTTCCGCCAGTACCGATCTGAAAGCCGGGTTTGGCGGTTTTGCCGGACGCAGGTTACAGGACGGCGATCAGCTGCCGCTGGGTAAGGCCACGCGCAGCTTCAACCGTAGGGCCGGGGTGCGCCAGTTGCTGTGGGGTAATCGCCTGCGTGCCTTGCCTGGCCCTGAATACAATGAATTCACTCGTGAAGCGCAGGAAGGATTCTGGCGCAGTGCGTGGAAGCTCAGCCCGCAAAGTAACCGTATGGGTTACCGTTTGCAGGGGCGCACATTACATCGTAAAGCCACGCGAGATTTGCTGTCGCACGGACTGGTGCCGGGTGTGGTGCAGGTGCCGCCTAATGGGCAACCCATCGTCTTGATGGCCGATGCGCAGACGACCGGAGGCTATCCGCGTATTGCCTGCATTATCGAAGCCGATCTCTACCATCTGGCGCAAATTCGTCTCGGCGAACCGATCCATTTTGTCCACTGTACGCTGGAAGAAGCCATGCAGGCGAAGCAGCAGCAACAACGTGTATTCGATCAAATGACCTGGGGACTCTCACATGAAGATTGA
- a CDS encoding DUF969 domain-containing protein — MESVVNLWPLLGIATIVLGFVLRFNPVLVVIVAGFVTGLAAHMPLADILDKLGSGFLNTRNLPLILLLPLAVIGLLERHGLKERAQTWIAQIKTATAGRLLIVYLFVREITAALGLTSLGGHPQMVRPLLAPMAEGATENRYGEVSPEVRHRLRAMSAATDNVGLFFGEDIFVAFGAIIFMHNFMQQSAGIQTEPLHIAVWGIPTAICAFLIHSARLIRLDRQLARELGTLNHQALQAKGEQ, encoded by the coding sequence ATGGAAAGCGTGGTGAATCTCTGGCCGCTGCTCGGTATTGCGACCATCGTGCTCGGCTTTGTGCTGCGGTTCAATCCGGTGCTGGTGGTGATTGTTGCCGGTTTTGTTACCGGGCTAGCGGCGCATATGCCGCTGGCGGACATCTTAGACAAGCTGGGATCCGGGTTCCTCAATACCCGTAACCTGCCACTGATTCTGCTGTTGCCGCTGGCCGTTATCGGTCTGCTGGAGCGGCACGGTCTGAAAGAGCGGGCGCAAACCTGGATCGCTCAGATCAAAACGGCCACCGCAGGACGTTTGCTGATCGTCTACCTGTTTGTCCGTGAAATCACGGCCGCGCTGGGACTGACCAGCCTCGGTGGTCATCCACAAATGGTCCGTCCGTTGCTGGCACCGATGGCAGAAGGGGCGACAGAAAATCGTTATGGTGAAGTTTCGCCGGAGGTGCGCCATCGTCTGCGTGCCATGTCGGCAGCCACTGACAACGTCGGTTTATTCTTTGGCGAGGATATCTTCGTCGCCTTTGGTGCCATCATCTTTATGCACAACTTTATGCAGCAGTCGGCGGGCATCCAGACCGAACCGCTGCATATCGCGGTATGGGGCATTCCGACCGCGATTTGCGCCTTCCTGATTCACTCTGCCCGCCTGATCCGTCTCGATCGCCAGCTGGCGCGTGAACTGGGCACACTGAATCATCAGGCGTTGCAGGCGAAAGGAGAGCAATGA
- the pcp gene encoding pyroglutamyl-peptidase I, translating into MKTVLMTAFEPFEGESINPSWEAVSSFEGRVINGARVVVRQLPVVFSRCGVVLAEALDELQPDRILCIGQAGGRSDITVERVAINVDDARIPDNDGQQPIDQPIVAEGPVAYFSRLPIKAIVAAVREAGIPASVSQTAGTFTCNHVMYRLLHWLETNQSQARGGFIHIPYLPEQAVSHPGAPSMSSASVIQALEIALQVTLSVDQDLRIAGGATH; encoded by the coding sequence ATGAAAACGGTATTAATGACCGCGTTTGAGCCTTTTGAAGGCGAAAGCATCAATCCCTCATGGGAAGCGGTAAGTTCCTTCGAGGGTAGGGTGATCAATGGCGCACGCGTGGTGGTGCGCCAGTTGCCGGTGGTGTTCAGCCGCTGTGGTGTTGTGCTGGCCGAGGCGCTGGATGAACTGCAGCCGGACCGCATTCTGTGCATCGGCCAGGCAGGTGGACGCAGCGATATCACCGTGGAACGGGTGGCGATCAATGTGGATGATGCGCGCATTCCCGATAACGACGGGCAGCAACCGATTGATCAGCCGATTGTTGCCGAAGGGCCGGTCGCGTACTTCTCCCGCCTGCCAATCAAAGCCATTGTGGCTGCGGTACGCGAGGCGGGCATCCCGGCTTCGGTATCGCAGACCGCAGGCACCTTCACCTGTAATCATGTGATGTACCGCCTGTTGCACTGGCTGGAAACCAACCAGAGCCAGGCACGCGGCGGTTTTATCCATATTCCTTATTTGCCTGAGCAGGCGGTAAGCCATCCCGGTGCACCGAGTATGTCGTCTGCCAGCGTGATTCAGGCGCTGGAGATTGCGTTGCAGGTGACACTCAGCGTTGATCAGGATCTGCGCATCGCCGGTGGCGCGACGCATTAA
- the pxpA gene encoding 5-oxoprolinase subunit PxpA yields the protein MKIDLNADLGEGSGSDQELLQLVSSANIACGFHAGDAVTMLQSVRWAKAAGVAIGAHPSFPDRENFGRTAMQLPAETVYAQMIYQVGALKSLAESEGERLVHVKPHGMLYNQAAADPLLADTIARAVKAVDARLILVGLAGSESIRAAAHYGLQTREEVFADRGYQASGALVPRSQPGALIEDSAQAIAQTLTMVQQRKVQSISGDWVAVNAQTVCLHGDGAHALQFAHALRAAFATQQITVTSA from the coding sequence ATGAAGATTGATCTTAATGCCGACCTCGGTGAAGGCAGCGGCAGCGATCAGGAACTGCTGCAACTGGTCAGCTCCGCCAACATCGCCTGTGGTTTCCATGCGGGTGATGCCGTCACCATGCTGCAATCGGTACGCTGGGCGAAAGCGGCAGGTGTTGCTATTGGCGCGCATCCCAGCTTTCCTGACCGGGAAAACTTTGGCCGCACTGCCATGCAATTGCCCGCGGAGACGGTCTATGCCCAGATGATTTATCAGGTTGGCGCATTGAAAAGCCTGGCGGAGAGCGAAGGCGAGCGGCTGGTTCACGTCAAGCCGCATGGCATGCTGTATAACCAGGCGGCGGCCGATCCGCTGCTGGCGGATACCATTGCGCGGGCGGTAAAAGCGGTGGATGCGCGACTGATTCTGGTGGGGCTGGCGGGCAGCGAGTCGATTCGTGCGGCGGCACATTATGGCCTGCAAACCCGTGAAGAAGTGTTTGCCGACCGGGGCTATCAGGCCAGCGGGGCGCTGGTGCCTCGCAGCCAGCCGGGAGCACTGATCGAGGACAGCGCTCAGGCGATCGCCCAGACGCTCACCATGGTGCAACAACGTAAAGTACAAAGCATCAGTGGCGACTGGGTAGCGGTGAACGCGCAAACCGTTTGCCTGCATGGTGACGGTGCGCATGCGCTGCAATTTGCCCACGCGTTGCGCGCGGCGTTTGCCACCCAGCAAATCACCGTGACCAGTGCATAA
- a CDS encoding DUF979 domain-containing protein, with protein sequence MMFQQQYLMWLAGIILLVVAVFSWRDRTNPRRLTTGLFWALYGLIFLIGDGAYQLMGQLAGNAEQGQRWLHIGVGIAVVLMALIAGFGGVRLGSYHQRSDAEKQASAKRLGNKLFLPALAIPVVTVIGVLAFNNLPGLQQAVFGAGNHSTLITLFSMMLGCLIGWLVALKMTHEKPAQSMQETRRLLDAVGWAFILPQILATLGLLFTSAGVGNAISHLTETYLAVDNRFVAVAVYAIGMALLTMVMGNAFAAFPIVTAGIGIPILVLQHHGNPAVMAAIGMFSGYCGTLMTPMAANFNLVPARLLELPDRNAVIKAQVPTGVLLLVVNIFLLWFMMFL encoded by the coding sequence ATGATGTTCCAGCAACAATATCTGATGTGGCTGGCAGGCATTATTCTGCTGGTTGTTGCCGTCTTCTCGTGGCGGGATCGCACTAATCCGCGTCGTCTCACCACCGGGCTGTTCTGGGCGCTGTATGGTCTGATTTTCCTGATTGGTGACGGCGCTTATCAACTGATGGGGCAGCTGGCAGGGAACGCTGAACAGGGCCAGCGCTGGCTGCATATCGGCGTGGGTATCGCCGTGGTGCTGATGGCGCTGATCGCCGGATTTGGCGGGGTGCGCCTCGGCAGTTATCACCAGCGCAGCGACGCAGAAAAACAGGCCAGTGCCAAACGTCTCGGTAACAAGCTGTTCCTGCCCGCACTGGCAATTCCGGTGGTGACCGTGATTGGCGTGCTGGCGTTCAACAATCTTCCTGGTCTGCAACAAGCGGTGTTTGGTGCCGGTAATCATTCAACGCTGATTACCCTGTTCTCGATGATGCTGGGCTGCCTGATTGGCTGGTTAGTGGCATTGAAAATGACCCATGAAAAACCGGCGCAGTCGATGCAGGAGACGCGTCGCTTACTGGATGCAGTGGGCTGGGCCTTTATCCTGCCACAGATCCTCGCCACCCTCGGCCTGTTGTTTACCAGCGCCGGTGTGGGTAACGCGATATCGCATCTGACCGAAACCTATCTGGCGGTGGATAACCGTTTTGTCGCGGTGGCGGTGTATGCCATCGGCATGGCGCTGCTGACCATGGTGATGGGCAACGCCTTTGCCGCGTTTCCGATTGTCACCGCCGGGATCGGTATCCCAATTCTGGTGTTGCAACATCACGGTAATCCGGCGGTGATGGCGGCGATTGGCATGTTCTCTGGTTATTGCGGCACGCTGATGACGCCGATGGCGGCCAACTTTAACCTCGTCCCGGCACGTCTGCTGGAGCTGCCGGACCGCAATGCGGTGATCAAGGCTCAGGTGCCGACCGGTGTGCTACTGTTGGTGGTCAATATTTTCCTGCTGTGGTTCATGATGTTTTTGTGA